The following are from one region of the Stanieria sp. NIES-3757 genome:
- a CDS encoding UbiA prenyltransferase, translating into MTLFKNSKKRLTASQKVLFSESIPINTKKSKFLAYFKALRPRQWTKNLIVFAAPLFAFNITISSILGSLLAFILFCFSSSSFYLINDIIDVESDRRHPVKCQRPIAAGLVSIPASIAMAVILLGTALIVGWSRSPGLGAAILGYAFLQVAYNLQLKHQVIIDVVAIATGFILRALGGATATGIVLSHWFLLCTAMLALFLAIEKRKAELRLSEIKGSKSRRVLHRYSLPLLSRMEGIVTNGTILTYALWSSGPAVKGASTPWMMLTLPFVLYGIFRYQLLSDPQEIRRKNLSLEQGGQTERPEEMLLGDKPLLFTVIGWLGITFVILLLKNQGLIH; encoded by the coding sequence ATGACCCTATTTAAAAATAGTAAGAAGCGACTCACTGCTTCTCAAAAAGTGTTATTTTCTGAATCAATTCCTATTAACACTAAAAAATCTAAATTTTTAGCTTATTTTAAAGCATTGCGCCCTAGGCAATGGACTAAAAACTTAATTGTTTTTGCTGCTCCTTTATTTGCTTTTAATATTACTATTTCTTCTATTTTAGGAAGTCTTCTGGCCTTTATTTTATTCTGCTTTTCTTCTAGTAGTTTTTACTTGATAAATGACATTATTGACGTAGAGTCAGACCGCCGTCATCCAGTAAAGTGTCAGCGACCAATAGCAGCAGGATTAGTCAGTATTCCTGCTTCTATTGCAATGGCTGTTATCTTGCTTGGGACTGCCTTAATAGTTGGATGGTCGAGATCACCAGGTTTAGGAGCAGCTATTTTAGGATATGCCTTTTTACAGGTGGCGTATAACTTACAACTGAAACATCAAGTTATTATAGATGTAGTTGCGATCGCAACAGGATTTATTTTGCGGGCATTGGGAGGAGCTACTGCAACAGGAATTGTTTTATCTCATTGGTTTTTGTTATGTACAGCTATGCTGGCATTATTTTTAGCAATTGAAAAACGTAAAGCAGAGTTAAGGCTTTCAGAAATCAAAGGAAGTAAATCTCGTAGAGTCTTACATCGATATTCTCTCCCTTTGTTAAGCAGAATGGAGGGCATTGTTACCAATGGAACAATTCTCACTTATGCTCTTTGGAGTTCGGGACCAGCTGTAAAGGGAGCCTCAACACCCTGGATGATGTTGACATTACCTTTTGTTCTATATGGCATTTTTCGCTATCAATTGTTGAGTGACCCCCAGGAAATTAGAAGAAAGAACCTCAGTTTAGAACAAGGGGGTCAAACCGAACGACCTGAAGAGATGTTGTTAGGAGACAAACCTCTGTTATTTACAGTAATCGGTTGGCTAGGGATAACATTTGTAATCCTACTACTTAAAAATCAGGGCTTAATTCATTAA